The Nitrosomonas communis genome has a segment encoding these proteins:
- the ctaD gene encoding cytochrome c oxidase subunit I, whose protein sequence is MNETIRKDPAALHDDFMKVWGNPRGWRALTIVNHTTIGFRFMVTGGVFFLIGGLLAMLMRTQLALPQQEIIDAELYNQLFTMHGTIMMFLFVVPMLEGLALYLIPKMIGARDLLFPRLSAFGYWCYLFGSIILLSSLLLGIAPNAGWFAYTPLSNAVYSPGPNIDFWLLGITFVEISAVSAGVELVVSILRSRSPGMGLLQMPLFCWYILVMAFMIVFGFPPLILGSILLELERAAGMPFFDIARGGDPILWQHLFWLFGHPEVYIIFLPAAGIVSTLLPVFAGRPIVAYRWVVLAVISIGFLSFGLWVHHMFAIGIPKLAQAFFSVASMLIAIPTGIQFFAWLATLWTGRPVYHIPMLWLTGFLVIFVAGGLTGVMLAVVPFNWQVHDTHFVVAHLHYVIVGGVLFPLIAGLYYWLPHFSGRMPSDKLARWGFWLTFIGFNTTFLVMHLTGLLGMPRRNYTYDAGLGWDLPNSISSVGGFIFAMGIAMILLDILLHFRMGRPAGSNPWHADTLEWATSTPPQPYNFISLPDNPTRHPMWRKPDLQTSIAEGCHTLSEIDHGRRETWGSDPITGKIREIIHLPGNSWLPFFTALVLAVLCISLLLRTYDLALAAVGISSILLLRWSWINGAHPGAAPDATVVPGYPPLHSRTFDSPGLWGMIVTLLADSALFLSLLFGWFFLMIIAPHWRAPEVPPLPWLPLLITGGVLTVAAIWYKRLLRRLREGEGRHLQSQLWGIALIGFVHCLQLIGIWINSTLTITQTAHDAVITVILMYLLFHSALAAIMTVLQARRVAYDYVGKTVPYEVAVVEPWWLYTTSVFWLGVAAILLLPIAWGVN, encoded by the coding sequence ATGAATGAGACAATTAGAAAAGATCCGGCTGCTCTCCATGACGATTTTATGAAGGTGTGGGGTAATCCGCGTGGCTGGCGGGCATTGACTATTGTTAATCACACGACGATCGGCTTCCGCTTTATGGTCACAGGCGGGGTGTTCTTTCTGATTGGTGGCTTATTAGCCATGTTAATGCGTACCCAGTTAGCGTTGCCACAGCAAGAAATCATCGATGCCGAATTGTACAATCAATTGTTTACGATGCACGGCACCATCATGATGTTTTTATTTGTAGTGCCAATGCTCGAAGGATTAGCGCTTTATTTGATTCCTAAAATGATTGGAGCGCGTGATTTATTGTTTCCTCGGCTCAGCGCTTTTGGTTATTGGTGTTATTTGTTTGGCAGCATTATTCTGCTATCTAGTTTGTTGTTGGGAATCGCTCCAAACGCCGGTTGGTTCGCTTACACACCCTTGAGTAATGCCGTTTACTCACCTGGACCCAATATCGACTTTTGGTTGCTCGGCATCACTTTTGTTGAAATTTCGGCAGTGTCAGCCGGTGTCGAGTTGGTCGTATCAATTCTGCGTAGCCGTAGTCCCGGCATGGGTTTGCTGCAAATGCCGCTGTTTTGCTGGTACATTCTAGTCATGGCATTTATGATTGTATTTGGTTTTCCTCCACTGATTCTTGGCAGTATCCTGCTGGAACTGGAACGGGCGGCAGGTATGCCCTTTTTTGATATCGCACGCGGGGGAGACCCCATCCTTTGGCAACATCTATTCTGGCTATTCGGTCACCCGGAAGTTTATATTATCTTTCTGCCAGCCGCTGGAATTGTCTCCACGTTATTGCCGGTATTTGCGGGTCGGCCTATCGTAGCTTATCGATGGGTTGTGCTGGCGGTTATTTCGATCGGTTTTCTCAGTTTCGGCCTATGGGTACATCATATGTTTGCCATTGGGATCCCAAAACTGGCGCAGGCTTTTTTCTCGGTGGCCAGTATGTTGATCGCGATCCCCACTGGAATTCAGTTTTTTGCCTGGTTAGCGACATTGTGGACCGGGCGACCAGTGTATCATATTCCCATGCTCTGGCTGACTGGCTTTTTAGTAATTTTCGTAGCAGGGGGATTGACGGGTGTCATGTTAGCAGTGGTGCCATTCAATTGGCAGGTACATGACACGCATTTTGTCGTTGCTCATTTGCATTATGTGATAGTTGGCGGCGTGCTTTTTCCCTTGATAGCTGGTTTGTATTATTGGTTACCCCATTTTTCGGGGCGGATGCCATCTGATAAGCTGGCGCGCTGGGGTTTCTGGCTAACATTTATCGGTTTCAACACCACGTTTCTGGTGATGCATTTAACCGGGCTGCTCGGTATGCCACGACGAAATTACACCTATGATGCTGGTCTAGGCTGGGATTTGCCGAATAGTATATCGTCAGTGGGCGGATTTATATTTGCCATGGGGATCGCGATGATTCTGCTCGATATCCTATTGCATTTCCGTATGGGTCGCCCGGCTGGGTCAAACCCATGGCATGCTGATACATTGGAATGGGCAACAAGTACCCCACCTCAGCCTTATAATTTTATCAGCTTGCCGGATAATCCAACACGTCACCCAATGTGGCGCAAACCCGATTTGCAAACGTCGATTGCAGAAGGTTGTCACACACTTTCCGAGATCGATCATGGACGACGTGAGACCTGGGGGTCGGATCCCATCACTGGCAAAATACGTGAAATTATCCATTTGCCCGGGAACTCCTGGTTGCCTTTTTTTACGGCTTTGGTCTTGGCAGTATTGTGCATTAGTCTTTTGCTTCGAACTTATGATTTAGCTTTGGCCGCGGTAGGGATTAGCTCGATATTATTGCTGCGCTGGTCCTGGATAAATGGTGCACATCCCGGCGCAGCGCCTGATGCCACTGTTGTGCCTGGTTACCCACCTTTACATTCACGTACCTTTGATAGCCCTGGTTTATGGGGCATGATCGTAACGCTGCTGGCCGATAGTGCACTGTTTTTATCCTTGTTATTCGGCTGGTTCTTTTTGATGATTATCGCACCGCATTGGCGAGCACCCGAGGTACCACCACTGCCCTGGTTGCCGTTATTGATAACTGGCGGAGTGCTGACGGTTGCTGCGATCTGGTATAAACGCCTGTTGCGAAGATTGCGTGAAGGAGAGGGGAGGCATCTTCAAAGTCAACTATGGGGTATCGCCTTAATTGGCTTTGTGCACTGTTTGCAGTTAATTGGAATTTGGATAAATTCGACTTTGACAATAACACAAACTGCGCATGATGCGGTTATTACTGTCATCTTGATGTATCTTCTATTTCACAGCGCACTTGCAGCCATCATGACAGTATTACAAGCAAGGCGAGTCGCTTATGACTATGTCGGAAAAACTGTCCCGTATGAAGTTGCAGTGGTGGAACCCTGGTGGTTATATACAACAAGTGTGTTCTGGTTGGGTGTTGCTGCTATCTTACTGTTACCTATCGCTTGGGGAGTGAATTGA